In the genome of Armatimonadota bacterium, one region contains:
- a CDS encoding YebC/PmpR family DNA-binding transcriptional regulator, whose product MAGHSKWANRVHRKTRQDAKRSSIFSKLSREIIVAAREGGGNPETNLRLRYAIDAAREASMPNENVENAIRRGTGEVEGVTYENVTYEGYGPGGTALMISCLTDNSQRTVSELRNILKKKDSSLGEPGSVSWVFEQKGVIIVPKAGVEEEELFMAAIDAGAEDMLTEDDDVFEIRTPAKELHQVATALAEQGIEYERAEITMIPTSTCQVPDELAGKLFALLDQLNDHDDVQRVYANFEVSDAALEAYDQG is encoded by the coding sequence ATGGCCGGTCATTCAAAATGGGCAAACCGGGTGCATCGAAAGACCCGGCAGGATGCCAAGAGAAGCAGCATTTTCAGCAAGCTCTCCAGGGAAATCATCGTCGCGGCGCGCGAGGGTGGCGGCAACCCCGAAACCAACTTGCGCCTGCGCTACGCCATCGATGCCGCCCGTGAAGCGTCCATGCCCAACGAAAACGTGGAAAATGCCATTCGGCGCGGCACCGGCGAGGTCGAGGGAGTGACCTACGAGAACGTGACCTACGAGGGGTACGGCCCCGGAGGCACGGCCCTGATGATCTCCTGCCTCACCGACAATTCCCAGCGCACTGTCTCCGAACTGCGCAACATCCTCAAGAAGAAGGACAGCAGTCTTGGCGAACCGGGCTCAGTGAGCTGGGTCTTCGAGCAGAAGGGAGTCATCATCGTCCCCAAGGCCGGCGTCGAAGAGGAAGAGCTGTTCATGGCAGCCATCGACGCGGGTGCCGAGGACATGCTCACCGAAGACGACGACGTATTCGAGATTCGCACACCCGCGAAAGAACTGCACCAGGTAGCCACCGCTCTAGCCGAGCAGGGCATTGAATACGAGCGCGCCGAGATCACCATGATCCCCACCAGCACCTGCCAGGTTCCTGACGAGCTCGCCGGCAAGCTCTTCGCGCTGCTGGACCAGTTGAACGACCACGACGATGTCCAGCGCGTCTACGCGAACTTCGAGGTGTCCGATGCGGCCCTGGAAGCCTACGACCAGGGATAG
- a CDS encoding 4Fe-4S binding protein gives MPDISVNFCGIKLRNPIVAAPAGITENADRLKRCEDAGCGAAVIKSYFEYEPARHSPSPRFKVLRHQLGKDRTFSLYSFEQANVHGLDEFGEQIRIATEQCEMPIFSSLNCNTAERWEEGARISEQAGAKLIELNVSCPHGTHIMAHSPMLETMRLAVDAARAGAPNTPVVPKITGQLDNPLAVILAMEQAGAHAVVMFNRFTGLDIDVETEEPVMHKGYAGHGGPYSIHYVLRWISEVYPLLGIPIASSGGVTNGADVAKCILAGATTVQVCTAIVMHGYGIVGKILSEFEAWMERKGHANLDEIRGSICSKVRSNDQIERAQVVVAKIDADLCVNCGRCATVCIYDAAQRGVPKHTIDEALCVGCGLCSELCPVTAISMVPLPEPRTFALGVK, from the coding sequence ATGCCCGACATCTCCGTGAACTTCTGCGGCATCAAACTCCGTAACCCCATCGTCGCGGCCCCAGCGGGAATCACAGAGAACGCCGACCGACTGAAGCGGTGCGAGGATGCAGGCTGCGGAGCCGCCGTCATCAAGAGCTATTTCGAGTACGAACCGGCACGACATTCCCCCAGCCCGCGTTTCAAGGTCCTGCGCCACCAGCTTGGCAAAGACCGCACATTCTCCCTGTACTCCTTTGAACAGGCAAATGTGCACGGTCTCGACGAGTTCGGCGAACAGATCCGCATTGCTACTGAGCAGTGCGAGATGCCCATCTTCTCCAGCCTAAACTGCAACACTGCCGAGCGCTGGGAAGAGGGAGCGCGCATCTCCGAACAGGCCGGCGCGAAACTCATCGAGCTCAATGTCTCCTGCCCTCATGGCACCCATATCATGGCCCACTCGCCGATGCTCGAGACCATGCGCCTGGCCGTGGATGCCGCTCGCGCAGGCGCACCGAATACACCCGTCGTGCCCAAGATCACCGGGCAGCTGGACAATCCCCTCGCGGTCATCCTCGCCATGGAGCAAGCCGGCGCTCATGCCGTCGTCATGTTCAACCGCTTCACAGGCCTGGACATCGACGTAGAGACCGAAGAGCCGGTCATGCACAAAGGCTACGCCGGCCACGGCGGTCCCTACTCCATTCACTACGTCCTGCGCTGGATTTCCGAAGTCTATCCCTTGCTCGGCATCCCCATCGCATCCAGCGGTGGCGTCACGAACGGCGCTGATGTCGCAAAATGCATCCTCGCAGGCGCAACCACCGTCCAGGTCTGCACCGCGATCGTGATGCACGGCTACGGTATCGTGGGCAAGATCCTGAGCGAGTTCGAGGCCTGGATGGAGCGCAAGGGCCATGCAAATCTCGACGAGATACGGGGCTCTATCTGCTCAAAGGTCAGGAGCAACGACCAGATTGAGCGAGCGCAGGTAGTCGTGGCCAAGATCGATGCCGACCTCTGCGTGAACTGCGGAAGATGCGCTACAGTTTGCATTTACGATGCGGCCCAACGCGGCGTGCCGAAGCATACCATTGACGAGGCCCTCTGCGTGGGCTGTGGCCTGTGCAGCGAACTGTGTCCGGTGACGGCGATTTCCATGGTCCCGTTGCCCGAGCCCCGCACCTTCGCGCTCGGCGTGAAGTAG